The following proteins come from a genomic window of Pocillopora verrucosa isolate sample1 chromosome 6, ASM3666991v2, whole genome shotgun sequence:
- the LOC131787147 gene encoding roundabout homolog 3 isoform X3 has translation MTQQSPGQIVFTLNPVKEVDNRVFIFRFVPVNTIAPDLYDMVQLIVKGPPVVEVVPPALSTLRGVKASLTCNAEGFPLPNITWIRRTSSGESEISSNGVDVQINSGNGSSQLIIQNTSTADSGYYICHASNYVSDTARAFIGVVYPTSYEDPDLCPIRFDATIDESVLMCCPVHGFPPPQVSWELPNGTRLEKGSTMLHVTVKTENDFGRYRCIARSLEKNALTADITIRKRISETYEIDKKIILKDGDKLAWEKVPGASYYLLILSETDFLKENSLLGWNTSTSVEIPYSSLTFKSNIKERPREVDTKVEVWAFRNSRIIGNGTRYTNVVIRAGATTSTVSLMTLLLSFVIYNQQ, from the exons ATGACTCAACAGTCACCTGGTCAAATTGTGTTTACTCTAAATCCTGTAAAAGAGGTTGATAACCGGGTTTTCATCTTCAGATTTGTCCCAGTAAACACTATTGCTCCAGATTTGTATGACATGGTGCAATTAATTGTGAAAG GTCCTCCTGTTGTTGAGGTCGTTCCTCCTGCACTATCCACTTTAAGGGGTGTTAAAGCAAGTCTAACCTGTAACGCTGAAGGTTTTCCTTTGCCAAATATTACATGGATAAGGCGTACTTCTTCGGGTGAAAGTGAGATTTCTTCCAACGGTGTCGATGTCCAAATAAACTCCGGTAATGGTTCGTCCCAGTTAATCATTCAGAATACGTCAACCGCAGACTCTGGTTATTATATCTGCCATGCTTCAAACTACGTATCAGATACTGCAAGAGCCTTCATTGGAGTTGTAT ATCCAACTTCGTACGAGGATCCTGATTTGTGTCCCATACGTTTTGATGCAACCATTGACGAGTCTGTCCTAATGTGCTGTCCTGTCCATGGGTTTCCACCTCCTCAAGTTAGCTGGGAACTGCCTAATGGAACTCGGCTTGAAAAAGGAAGCACGATGCTGCATGTAACAGTCAAAACTGAGAATGACTTTGGACGCTACAGGTGCATTGCAAGGAGTCTGGAAAAGAATGCCCTTACAGCTGACATCACCATTCGTAAGAGAA TTTCAGAAACTTACGAAATTGACAAGAAGATTATTCTGAAAGATGGCGACAAACTTGCCTGGGAAAAAGTACCAGGAGCAAGTTACTATCTCCTCATATTATCCGAGACCGACTTCTTGAAGGAGAATTCTCTTCTCGGTTGGAATACCAGTACTTCTGTGGAGATTCCTTACAGCAGTCTAACCTTTAAGAGTAATATCAAGGAGAGACCACGTGAAGTAGATACTAAGGTCGAAGTCTGGGCTTTCCGCAACTCAAGAATTATTGGGAATGGAACGCGCTATACTAATGTGG TAATCCGTGCCGGTGCAACAACTTCTACAGTTTCCTTGATGACACTCTTGTTATCGTTTGTGATTTACAACCAACAATAG
- the LOC131787147 gene encoding immunoglobulin superfamily member 10 isoform X2, translated as MLEIVNLYLCILSVSFSINGGIVGQVQLESFYNRSSRVAKLGSSFNFLWKYTGDLRKVEWGTKDTKSITLDVTLFILGRNRSIIANVSQYNGRRFGSMTQQSPGQIVFTLNPVKEVDNRVFIFRFVPVNTIAPDLYDMVQLIVKGPPVVEVVPPALSTLRGVKASLTCNAEGFPLPNITWIRRTSSGESEISSNGVDVQINSGNGSSQLIIQNTSTADSGYYICHASNYVSDTARAFIGVVYPTSYEDPDLCPIRFDATIDESVLMCCPVHGFPPPQVSWELPNGTRLEKGSTMLHVTVKTENDFGRYRCIARSLEKNALTADITIRKRISETYEIDKKIILKDGDKLAWEKVPGASYYLLILSETDFLKENSLLGWNTSTSVEIPYSSLTFKSNIKERPREVDTKVEVWAFRNSRIIGNGTRYTNVVIRAGATTSTVSLMTLLLSFVIYNQQ; from the exons ATGTTGGAAATTGTCAACTTGTATCTGTGTATTCTGTCGGTCTCATTCTCCATCAATGGCGGAATTGTCG GTCAGGTACAGCTAGAATCATTCTACAATAGAAGCAGTAGAGTGGCAAAACTTGGTTCCTCTTTTAACTTCTTGTGGAAGTACACTGGTGACTTACGTAAAGTTGAATGGGGAACGAAAGATACGAAGTCGATTACCCTAGATGTCACTCTATTCATTCTTGGTAGAAATAGGAGTATCATCGCTAATGTATCTCAGTACAATGGCCGTCGTTTTGGCAGCATGACTCAACAGTCACCTGGTCAAATTGTGTTTACTCTAAATCCTGTAAAAGAGGTTGATAACCGGGTTTTCATCTTCAGATTTGTCCCAGTAAACACTATTGCTCCAGATTTGTATGACATGGTGCAATTAATTGTGAAAG GTCCTCCTGTTGTTGAGGTCGTTCCTCCTGCACTATCCACTTTAAGGGGTGTTAAAGCAAGTCTAACCTGTAACGCTGAAGGTTTTCCTTTGCCAAATATTACATGGATAAGGCGTACTTCTTCGGGTGAAAGTGAGATTTCTTCCAACGGTGTCGATGTCCAAATAAACTCCGGTAATGGTTCGTCCCAGTTAATCATTCAGAATACGTCAACCGCAGACTCTGGTTATTATATCTGCCATGCTTCAAACTACGTATCAGATACTGCAAGAGCCTTCATTGGAGTTGTAT ATCCAACTTCGTACGAGGATCCTGATTTGTGTCCCATACGTTTTGATGCAACCATTGACGAGTCTGTCCTAATGTGCTGTCCTGTCCATGGGTTTCCACCTCCTCAAGTTAGCTGGGAACTGCCTAATGGAACTCGGCTTGAAAAAGGAAGCACGATGCTGCATGTAACAGTCAAAACTGAGAATGACTTTGGACGCTACAGGTGCATTGCAAGGAGTCTGGAAAAGAATGCCCTTACAGCTGACATCACCATTCGTAAGAGAA TTTCAGAAACTTACGAAATTGACAAGAAGATTATTCTGAAAGATGGCGACAAACTTGCCTGGGAAAAAGTACCAGGAGCAAGTTACTATCTCCTCATATTATCCGAGACCGACTTCTTGAAGGAGAATTCTCTTCTCGGTTGGAATACCAGTACTTCTGTGGAGATTCCTTACAGCAGTCTAACCTTTAAGAGTAATATCAAGGAGAGACCACGTGAAGTAGATACTAAGGTCGAAGTCTGGGCTTTCCGCAACTCAAGAATTATTGGGAATGGAACGCGCTATACTAATGTGG TAATCCGTGCCGGTGCAACAACTTCTACAGTTTCCTTGATGACACTCTTGTTATCGTTTGTGATTTACAACCAACAATAG
- the LOC131787147 gene encoding immunoglobulin superfamily member 10 isoform X1, producing MLEIVNLYLCILSVSFSINGGIVAGQVQLESFYNRSSRVAKLGSSFNFLWKYTGDLRKVEWGTKDTKSITLDVTLFILGRNRSIIANVSQYNGRRFGSMTQQSPGQIVFTLNPVKEVDNRVFIFRFVPVNTIAPDLYDMVQLIVKGPPVVEVVPPALSTLRGVKASLTCNAEGFPLPNITWIRRTSSGESEISSNGVDVQINSGNGSSQLIIQNTSTADSGYYICHASNYVSDTARAFIGVVYPTSYEDPDLCPIRFDATIDESVLMCCPVHGFPPPQVSWELPNGTRLEKGSTMLHVTVKTENDFGRYRCIARSLEKNALTADITIRKRISETYEIDKKIILKDGDKLAWEKVPGASYYLLILSETDFLKENSLLGWNTSTSVEIPYSSLTFKSNIKERPREVDTKVEVWAFRNSRIIGNGTRYTNVVIRAGATTSTVSLMTLLLSFVIYNQQ from the exons ATGTTGGAAATTGTCAACTTGTATCTGTGTATTCTGTCGGTCTCATTCTCCATCAATGGCGGAATTGTCG CAGGTCAGGTACAGCTAGAATCATTCTACAATAGAAGCAGTAGAGTGGCAAAACTTGGTTCCTCTTTTAACTTCTTGTGGAAGTACACTGGTGACTTACGTAAAGTTGAATGGGGAACGAAAGATACGAAGTCGATTACCCTAGATGTCACTCTATTCATTCTTGGTAGAAATAGGAGTATCATCGCTAATGTATCTCAGTACAATGGCCGTCGTTTTGGCAGCATGACTCAACAGTCACCTGGTCAAATTGTGTTTACTCTAAATCCTGTAAAAGAGGTTGATAACCGGGTTTTCATCTTCAGATTTGTCCCAGTAAACACTATTGCTCCAGATTTGTATGACATGGTGCAATTAATTGTGAAAG GTCCTCCTGTTGTTGAGGTCGTTCCTCCTGCACTATCCACTTTAAGGGGTGTTAAAGCAAGTCTAACCTGTAACGCTGAAGGTTTTCCTTTGCCAAATATTACATGGATAAGGCGTACTTCTTCGGGTGAAAGTGAGATTTCTTCCAACGGTGTCGATGTCCAAATAAACTCCGGTAATGGTTCGTCCCAGTTAATCATTCAGAATACGTCAACCGCAGACTCTGGTTATTATATCTGCCATGCTTCAAACTACGTATCAGATACTGCAAGAGCCTTCATTGGAGTTGTAT ATCCAACTTCGTACGAGGATCCTGATTTGTGTCCCATACGTTTTGATGCAACCATTGACGAGTCTGTCCTAATGTGCTGTCCTGTCCATGGGTTTCCACCTCCTCAAGTTAGCTGGGAACTGCCTAATGGAACTCGGCTTGAAAAAGGAAGCACGATGCTGCATGTAACAGTCAAAACTGAGAATGACTTTGGACGCTACAGGTGCATTGCAAGGAGTCTGGAAAAGAATGCCCTTACAGCTGACATCACCATTCGTAAGAGAA TTTCAGAAACTTACGAAATTGACAAGAAGATTATTCTGAAAGATGGCGACAAACTTGCCTGGGAAAAAGTACCAGGAGCAAGTTACTATCTCCTCATATTATCCGAGACCGACTTCTTGAAGGAGAATTCTCTTCTCGGTTGGAATACCAGTACTTCTGTGGAGATTCCTTACAGCAGTCTAACCTTTAAGAGTAATATCAAGGAGAGACCACGTGAAGTAGATACTAAGGTCGAAGTCTGGGCTTTCCGCAACTCAAGAATTATTGGGAATGGAACGCGCTATACTAATGTGG TAATCCGTGCCGGTGCAACAACTTCTACAGTTTCCTTGATGACACTCTTGTTATCGTTTGTGATTTACAACCAACAATAG
- the LOC136281743 gene encoding uncharacterized protein, which produces MPESSQISSRRTSSENKKAQERWTKDEEKLLVQLWAEKHDQLESRECRKTWAWIAEKISKALQSNKTADKCIRKMKYIIERYKNEKDWNKNQTGGNLRKSVYYDEVDKILGCRDLVTFNNVAEAGISGESAPQVVAESSDTTGENSTSSSPNVLQTPAEKRRASKKGKRASKRKAPDNDSDEEFKMALKDMRQQGEKVTAFMDSLQQSQTQQLAMMNQFMGSIVKILGQQNEKDN; this is translated from the coding sequence ATGCCGGAATCATCCCAAATTTCTTCGCGCCGTACATCTTCCGAGAACAAGAAGGCCCAGGAACGATGGACTAAAGACGAGGAAAAACTGTTAGTCCAACTATGGGCTGAAAAACACGATCAGTTGGAAAGCAGAGAGTGCAGGAAAACGTGGGCCTGGATCGCTGAGAAGATTTCGAAAGCGCTACAGTCCAACAAGACGGCCGACAAATGTATTCGGAAAATGAAGTACATCATAGAAAGATACAAGAATGAAAAAGATtggaacaaaaaccaaacagGAGGAAACCTTAGGAAATCCGTCTACTACGATGAGGTCGATAAGATCCTTGGATGCCGCGACCTAGTAACCTTCAATAATGTAGCCGAAGCGGGGATCAGCGGCGAAAGTGCCCCCCAAGTTGTAGCTGAATCAAGTGATACTACTGGCGAGAACAGTACTTCATCTAGCCCCAATGTGTTACAAACTCCAGCTGAAAAGAGAAGAGCGTCAAAGAAAGGGAAACGAGCTTCGAAACGCAAAGCTCCTGATAATGACAGCGACGAAGAGTTCAAGATGGCTCTAAAGGATATGAGGCAGCAGGGGGAGAAAGTTACAGCATTTATGGATTCTTTGCAACAATCACAGACGCAGCAGCTAGCCATGATGAACCAATTTATGGGCTCCATTGTGAAAATCCTTGGCCAACAGAATGAGAAAGACAACTGA